The proteins below come from a single Asanoa ferruginea genomic window:
- a CDS encoding LacI family DNA-binding transcriptional regulator — protein sequence MTAAKNDRLTIRDIAALAGVSAGTVSRAMNGQPGVGAATRDRISAVIAEHGFRVDPTARQLSTGRSRTLGVLFPLHASEVVLHPVYPALLGALGDAAERAGYDLLLLTMSGQKSAHVLDTVSRRRVDGVVLPAAGARDPIIKQLVGLGAPTVLIGHRSKLPGVGWVDCTHDAAATELTQLMISGGRRSLVLLNGPTHVSACKLRSTGFWSAVKAAGIPGAREVSVPFDTAAAAAVALDLLRGPNRPDAIVCASDTIAAGVLETARTLGLSVPDDVAISGFDDRSLAAHTQPALTTVRMPLQETGHAAAHMLFAMLGDEPLTSRHIVLPTQVIVRDSTPRAAR from the coding sequence GTGACCGCAGCGAAGAACGACAGACTGACCATCCGCGACATCGCCGCCCTGGCCGGCGTCTCGGCCGGGACGGTCTCCCGCGCGATGAACGGCCAACCAGGCGTCGGCGCCGCGACCCGCGACCGGATCTCGGCCGTCATCGCGGAGCACGGCTTCCGGGTGGACCCAACGGCACGCCAACTCTCGACGGGCCGCAGCCGCACGCTGGGCGTGCTGTTCCCGCTGCACGCGTCGGAGGTAGTGCTACACCCGGTCTACCCGGCGTTACTGGGCGCGTTGGGCGACGCGGCCGAGCGGGCAGGCTACGACCTGCTGCTGCTGACGATGTCAGGCCAGAAGTCTGCACACGTGCTCGACACGGTAAGCCGCCGCCGCGTCGACGGCGTGGTCCTGCCGGCAGCCGGCGCCCGAGACCCGATCATCAAGCAGTTGGTAGGCCTCGGCGCCCCAACGGTGCTGATCGGCCACCGCAGCAAACTCCCGGGCGTGGGCTGGGTCGACTGCACCCACGACGCGGCGGCCACGGAGCTGACTCAGCTGATGATCTCCGGCGGCCGGCGCTCACTCGTGCTGCTCAACGGCCCTACCCACGTGTCGGCGTGCAAACTCCGCTCGACGGGCTTCTGGTCGGCGGTGAAGGCGGCGGGCATCCCGGGCGCCCGCGAAGTGTCGGTCCCGTTCGACACGGCCGCGGCCGCCGCGGTGGCCCTCGACCTGCTGCGCGGTCCCAACCGTCCCGATGCGATTGTCTGCGCGTCGGACACGATCGCGGCGGGCGTCCTCGAGACCGCCCGCACGCTGGGGCTGTCGGTGCCGGACGACGTCGCGATCAGCGGGTTCGACGATCGGTCGCTGGCCGCGCACACACAGCCGGCGCTGACGACCGTGCGCATGCCGTTACAGGAGACCGGGCACGCGGCGGCGCACATGCTCTTCGCCATGCTCGGCGACGAGCCTTTGACCAGCCGCCACATCGTCCTGCCGACTCAGGTGATCGTCCGCGACTCGACACCGCGGGCCGCTCGGTAG
- a CDS encoding 2TM domain-containing protein, giving the protein MNYKPAGIRPQPTAAALKLGLWIHVLSYIVGNLVQIVLWWILTPDIFFWPLWSIVGWGIGLGFHVWGVRRFAASP; this is encoded by the coding sequence ATGAACTATAAACCCGCGGGAATCCGGCCCCAGCCGACCGCAGCCGCCCTGAAACTTGGTCTGTGGATCCATGTGCTCAGCTACATCGTCGGCAATCTGGTTCAGATCGTGTTGTGGTGGATCCTGACCCCGGACATCTTCTTCTGGCCGCTCTGGTCGATCGTCGGCTGGGGCATCGGGCTGGGATTCCACGTCTGGGGTGTCCGCCGCTTCGCCGCGTCCCCCTAA
- a CDS encoding TIGR03618 family F420-dependent PPOX class oxidoreductase, translating into MPTTPLPERVVDLLRQPNPAVMATVAADGRPVTVATWYLLEDDGIVLLGLDAKRARLKHLHADPRVSLTVLARDDWYTHVSLQGRVISIIDDVGLREIDRLATHYTGSAYADRVRPRVVARVEVERWHGWGELKNA; encoded by the coding sequence ATGCCAACTACACCCTTGCCGGAGCGGGTCGTCGACCTGCTGCGGCAGCCGAACCCCGCGGTCATGGCCACCGTCGCCGCGGACGGCCGCCCGGTCACCGTCGCCACCTGGTATCTGCTCGAGGACGACGGAATCGTACTGCTCGGACTCGATGCGAAGCGGGCCCGGCTCAAGCACCTGCACGCCGATCCCCGGGTCTCGCTGACGGTGCTGGCGCGCGATGACTGGTATACCCACGTCAGCCTGCAGGGCCGGGTCATCTCCATCATCGACGACGTCGGACTGCGGGAAATCGACCGCCTGGCAACCCATTACACCGGCAGCGCGTACGCGGATCGGGTGCGTCCCCGCGTCGTCGCCCGGGTCGAGGTCGAGCGCTGGCACGGGTGGGGCGAGCTCAAGAACGCCTGA
- a CDS encoding fatty acid desaturase family protein: MTITMAPPRPTTGSDFAILSRRITGAGLMQRRPIYYVARLSVVSLMLIGGWTAFFLIGSSWWQLVTAAFLAVTFTQVALVAHDLAHRQVFRTKRPSEIAGRIAGNLGVGMSYGWWMDKHTRHHNNPNHDDLDPDVAPEVLIWATESALGRRGLKGFITRHQAALFFPLLTLLAIDLKVSSIKALRAGVVKHRKLESALLVLHAIGYLVALFTVLSPLQAIAFLLVHQALFGVYLGMTFAPNHKGMPHPTGAEDYLRKQVLTSRNVRGGWLTDAALGGLNYQIEHHLFPGMPAPNLRKAQPIVEAHCAEIGVAYVQTSLVTSYRQALGYLHEVSAPARAEHAARRAA, from the coding sequence ATGACGATTACGATGGCGCCGCCGCGCCCGACGACTGGCAGCGACTTCGCCATCCTGTCCCGTCGCATCACCGGCGCCGGGCTGATGCAGCGCCGGCCCATCTATTACGTGGCGCGGCTCAGCGTCGTCTCGTTGATGCTGATCGGCGGTTGGACCGCGTTCTTCCTGATCGGCTCGTCGTGGTGGCAGCTTGTCACCGCCGCGTTCCTCGCCGTCACCTTCACCCAGGTCGCCCTGGTGGCGCACGACCTGGCGCACCGCCAGGTGTTCCGCACCAAGCGGCCCAGCGAGATCGCGGGCCGGATCGCCGGCAACCTCGGCGTGGGCATGAGCTACGGCTGGTGGATGGACAAGCACACCCGGCACCACAACAACCCCAACCACGACGACCTCGACCCGGATGTGGCGCCCGAGGTGCTGATCTGGGCCACCGAGTCGGCGCTGGGCCGGCGCGGGCTGAAGGGCTTCATCACCCGGCACCAGGCCGCCCTGTTCTTCCCGCTGCTGACGCTGCTGGCCATCGACCTGAAGGTGTCGAGCATCAAGGCCCTGCGCGCCGGCGTCGTGAAGCACCGCAAGCTGGAGAGCGCCCTGCTGGTCCTGCACGCGATCGGCTACCTGGTGGCGCTGTTCACCGTGCTCTCGCCGCTACAGGCGATCGCCTTCCTGCTGGTGCACCAGGCACTGTTCGGCGTCTACCTCGGCATGACGTTCGCGCCCAACCACAAGGGCATGCCGCACCCGACCGGCGCCGAAGACTATCTGCGCAAGCAGGTGCTGACCTCACGCAACGTACGCGGCGGCTGGCTGACCGACGCGGCGCTGGGCGGGCTCAACTACCAGATCGAGCACCACCTGTTCCCGGGCATGCCGGCACCGAACCTGCGCAAGGCCCAGCCGATCGTCGAGGCACACTGCGCCGAGATCGGCGTGGCGTACGTGCAGACCAGCCTCGTCACGTCCTACCGCCAGGCGCTGGGCTACCTGCACGAGGTGAGCGCACCCGCCCGGGCGGAGCACGCGGCGCGACGCGCGGCCTGA
- a CDS encoding SDR family oxidoreductase, with amino-acid sequence MKIVVFGGTGLIGSQVVKLLREKGHEVVAQSPSTGVNTVTGDGVADAVAGADVVVDVTNSPSFAPDDVMAFFQKSTGNLLAAEKAAKVGHHVALSVVGAERSPESSYLPAKVAQEKLIRESGAPYTVVRATQFFEFLGSIADTATDGDTVHIAPVAFQPMASADVAAAVADAAAAAAVNAAIETAGPERLRFDEVIRDTLAAKDDPRRVVADPAARYFGQTMHDDTVVPVGDYRPGAIRLADWRAAQPA; translated from the coding sequence ATGAAGATCGTGGTGTTCGGGGGAACCGGATTGATCGGCTCGCAGGTGGTGAAACTGCTGCGCGAGAAGGGGCACGAGGTCGTCGCCCAGTCGCCGTCGACCGGGGTCAACACGGTCACCGGCGACGGCGTCGCGGACGCCGTGGCAGGGGCCGACGTCGTGGTCGACGTGACGAACTCGCCCTCGTTCGCGCCCGACGACGTCATGGCGTTCTTCCAGAAGTCGACCGGAAACCTGCTCGCCGCGGAGAAGGCGGCCAAGGTCGGGCACCACGTCGCGCTGTCGGTGGTGGGCGCCGAGCGGAGCCCGGAGAGCTCATATCTGCCGGCGAAGGTCGCGCAGGAGAAGCTGATCCGCGAGTCGGGCGCTCCCTACACGGTGGTGCGCGCGACGCAGTTCTTCGAGTTTCTCGGCTCCATCGCCGACACCGCGACCGACGGCGACACCGTGCACATCGCGCCGGTCGCGTTCCAACCGATGGCCTCGGCCGACGTCGCGGCGGCGGTCGCGGACGCGGCCGCCGCCGCAGCGGTCAACGCGGCGATCGAGACGGCCGGGCCGGAGCGGCTCCGGTTCGACGAGGTGATCCGGGACACCCTGGCCGCCAAGGACGATCCGCGCCGGGTGGTCGCCGATCCGGCCGCCCGCTACTTCGGACAGACGATGCACGACGACACCGTCGTGCCGGTCGGCGACTACCGCCCGGGCGCGATCCGGCTGGCCGACTGGCGTGCCGCCCAGCCTGCCTAA
- a CDS encoding lysylphosphatidylglycerol synthase transmembrane domain-containing protein has translation MDHRRWLRRALVVGLLGLFAVELVLGWPALASAVTQVRAPHGGPLAAALFAALAAMSVYARMQRHLLSSAGVRVSLRRLLALTFAAHSLNETLPGGPAFSTQLNYQQLRRFGATPAIASWCIALSGILSTAALGVVTALGAVAGHGRPPWLSLLGLAITMLVVTGGVRRIRRHPESLVPVVRSVLTRLNRVRRRPADDGLEQARALLGQLRGARLTPGHAVAAAAYAVLNWLFDAGCLWLCLAAIAPRAVSPTVLLLAFCAGMAAGTLTIVPGGLGVIDNAVVVGLTAGGLDTPTAIAAVVLYRLITLGLVIGAGWIAWLVIRRDRRTA, from the coding sequence ATGGACCACCGTCGCTGGCTGCGCCGCGCGCTGGTGGTGGGCCTGTTGGGCCTGTTCGCCGTCGAGCTGGTGCTGGGCTGGCCGGCGCTGGCCTCGGCGGTGACGCAGGTGCGGGCCCCGCACGGGGGTCCGCTCGCGGCCGCGTTGTTCGCCGCGCTGGCCGCGATGAGTGTCTACGCCCGGATGCAGCGCCACCTGCTGTCGTCGGCCGGCGTGCGGGTGTCGTTGCGCCGGCTCCTGGCGCTGACCTTCGCGGCGCACTCCCTCAACGAGACGCTGCCCGGTGGACCCGCCTTCTCGACCCAGCTCAACTACCAGCAACTGCGCCGCTTCGGTGCCACCCCGGCGATCGCCTCCTGGTGCATCGCCCTGTCCGGCATCCTGTCGACCGCCGCCCTCGGCGTGGTCACCGCACTGGGGGCGGTGGCCGGCCACGGCCGTCCGCCGTGGCTATCGCTGCTCGGCCTGGCCATCACCATGCTCGTCGTCACCGGCGGCGTACGCCGGATCCGCCGCCACCCCGAATCCCTGGTGCCGGTCGTGCGTTCCGTGCTGACGCGGCTCAACCGGGTGCGCCGGCGACCTGCCGACGACGGACTCGAACAGGCGCGCGCCCTGCTCGGCCAGTTGCGCGGTGCCCGGCTCACCCCGGGTCACGCCGTGGCGGCGGCCGCGTACGCCGTGCTCAACTGGTTGTTCGATGCCGGCTGCCTCTGGCTGTGTCTGGCCGCCATCGCGCCCCGGGCGGTCAGCCCCACCGTGCTCCTGCTCGCCTTCTGCGCCGGGATGGCCGCGGGCACTTTGACGATCGTGCCCGGTGGCCTCGGCGTCATCGACAACGCGGTCGTGGTCGGTCTGACCGCCGGCGGACTCGACACCCCGACCGCGATCGCCGCCGTCGTGCTCTACCGGCTCATCACGCTGGGCCTGGTGATCGGTGCCGGCTGGATCGCCTGGCTCGTCATCCGGCGCGATCGGCGGACCGCTTGA
- a CDS encoding FAD-dependent oxidoreductase, translating into MNDGVGRRGLVLDDEQFRRLAGYGEVEQAEAGRDLFTTGDDSYDFFLLRSATVDIVRNATVIEPERLIYRGVPGDFLGELNLLTGQHVYLTCRVVTGGEVVRIGAPMLRRALAEQVDIADILIEAFRERREVIGDAAGNALELVGQRDAAETLELRTYVTQLLLPHAWLDAASDSGGSLMRLAELSHDDLPAAIFNGTALRRATPRAIAEALGLTYRPDGNTIDLVVVGAGPAGLAAAVYGASEGLNTVLLDRTGLGGQAAKSARVENYLGFPQGISGEHLTRLAMVQALKFGVRIYSPCAVAGLDLAVAQRPTVVLEDGTRINCRAVVAATGAHYRRLDIPQWADFERSGCIRYAATELDVRGYENQPVTVVGGANSAGQAALSLAARGATVDLIIRGTDLGARMSSYLTDRIRAHPLIQVHPNSTVRELAGGETLHSVVTERGRLDSRALFCFIGADPVSGWLSGVAKDDGGFVLTDSRLPTAPLPFETSVPRVFAAGDLRAGSTKRVATAVGDGASAVSSVHAALARD; encoded by the coding sequence GTGAACGACGGTGTGGGGCGGCGCGGTCTGGTCCTCGACGACGAGCAGTTCCGCCGGCTCGCCGGCTACGGCGAGGTCGAGCAGGCCGAGGCCGGGCGGGATCTGTTCACCACCGGCGACGACTCCTACGACTTCTTCCTGCTCCGGTCGGCGACCGTCGACATCGTCCGCAACGCCACGGTGATCGAGCCGGAGCGGTTGATCTACCGCGGTGTCCCCGGAGACTTCCTGGGCGAGCTCAACCTGTTGACCGGTCAGCATGTCTACCTCACCTGCCGGGTGGTGACCGGCGGGGAGGTCGTCCGGATCGGGGCGCCGATGTTGCGCCGGGCCCTCGCGGAGCAGGTCGACATCGCCGACATCCTGATCGAGGCGTTCCGCGAACGGCGCGAGGTCATCGGCGACGCGGCCGGCAACGCCTTGGAGTTGGTCGGCCAACGGGATGCCGCCGAGACGCTGGAGCTGCGCACCTACGTGACCCAACTGCTGCTGCCGCACGCCTGGCTCGACGCGGCCTCCGACTCCGGGGGCTCGCTGATGCGGCTGGCCGAGCTGAGCCACGACGACCTGCCTGCGGCGATTTTCAACGGTACGGCGCTGCGCCGCGCCACACCCAGAGCCATCGCCGAGGCGCTCGGCCTCACCTACCGGCCAGACGGGAACACGATCGATCTCGTCGTCGTGGGTGCCGGTCCGGCGGGTCTCGCGGCCGCGGTCTACGGCGCGTCCGAGGGCCTCAACACGGTCCTGCTCGACCGCACCGGGCTCGGCGGCCAGGCCGCCAAGAGCGCCCGCGTCGAAAACTACCTCGGCTTCCCGCAGGGGATCAGCGGCGAGCACCTGACCCGCTTGGCGATGGTCCAGGCGCTCAAGTTCGGCGTCCGGATCTACTCGCCCTGCGCGGTGGCCGGCCTCGACCTGGCGGTGGCACAGCGGCCAACCGTCGTGCTCGAAGACGGCACCCGGATAAACTGCCGAGCCGTTGTCGCCGCGACCGGGGCGCACTACCGGCGCCTCGACATTCCACAATGGGCAGACTTCGAAAGATCGGGCTGCATCCGGTACGCGGCCACGGAGCTTGACGTCCGGGGCTACGAGAATCAGCCGGTGACCGTTGTCGGGGGCGCCAACTCGGCCGGGCAGGCGGCGCTGTCCCTCGCCGCGCGCGGCGCGACGGTCGACCTGATCATCCGCGGCACCGACCTCGGCGCCCGGATGTCGTCCTACCTGACCGACCGGATCCGGGCGCATCCGCTGATCCAGGTGCACCCCAACAGCACGGTCCGCGAACTGGCCGGCGGCGAAACCCTCCACTCGGTCGTCACCGAGCGGGGCCGGCTGGACTCCCGGGCGCTGTTCTGCTTCATCGGCGCCGACCCGGTGTCGGGCTGGCTTTCCGGCGTGGCGAAAGACGACGGCGGCTTCGTTCTCACCGACAGCCGGCTGCCCACCGCGCCGCTACCGTTCGAGACCAGCGTTCCCCGGGTGTTCGCGGCCGGAGACCTGCGCGCCGGGTCGACGAAACGGGTGGCCACCGCCGTCGGCGACGGCGCGAGCGCGGTCTCCTCCGTGCACGCCGCGCTCGCCCGCGACTGA
- a CDS encoding IPT/TIG domain-containing protein: protein MGFFRRASTTALLALALVGLASLGPAAADAAAAAPPGPTPTDVPAPIVGIDSVSPLSGPARGGFVITVTGVGFAPDQTTVRLCDIDVPPADVSVNGAGNVLTFTAPPCTAGRTQLVVSTPTGSSSTVYRYESEDTLPVTGAPVWLPLATGSVLSLTGGFLLFLTRRRSPRRTYC, encoded by the coding sequence ATGGGATTTTTCCGGCGAGCATCAACAACCGCGTTGCTGGCACTCGCGCTCGTGGGCCTGGCCAGCCTCGGCCCGGCAGCCGCCGACGCGGCGGCGGCCGCCCCACCCGGCCCGACACCGACCGACGTGCCGGCGCCGATCGTGGGGATCGACTCGGTCTCTCCACTGAGCGGCCCGGCCCGGGGCGGCTTCGTCATCACCGTGACGGGGGTCGGCTTCGCGCCGGACCAGACCACGGTGCGGCTCTGCGACATCGACGTGCCACCCGCTGACGTCTCGGTCAACGGCGCCGGCAACGTGCTGACGTTCACCGCTCCGCCGTGCACGGCCGGGCGGACCCAGCTCGTCGTGAGCACGCCGACGGGCTCGTCGTCCACGGTCTACCGCTACGAGTCCGAGGACACCCTCCCGGTCACCGGCGCCCCGGTCTGGCTACCACTCGCGACGGGCTCGGTGCTGAGCCTGACCGGCGGCTTCCTGCTGTTCCTGACCCGCCGCAGGTCACCTCGACGCACCTACTGCTGA